The following proteins come from a genomic window of Lachnoclostridium phytofermentans ISDg:
- the atpE gene encoding ATP synthase F0 subunit C, giving the protein MISNEAFVLGCSAIGAGLAMIAGIGPGIGQGIAAGHGAAAVGRNPGARGNIMSTMLLGQAVAETTGLYGFAVAIILLFANPLLGKL; this is encoded by the coding sequence ATGATTTCTAATGAAGCATTTGTTTTAGGTTGTTCAGCAATTGGTGCAGGTCTTGCGATGATCGCAGGTATCGGACCTGGTATCGGACAGGGTATTGCAGCAGGTCATGGTGCAGCTGCGGTAGGTAGAAATCCTGGTGCAAGAGGTAACATTATGTCTACTATGCTTTTAGGACAAGCGGTAGCAGAGACAACAGGTCTTTATGGTTTCGCGGTTGCTATTATTCTCTTATTCGCTAACCCACTTCTCGGTAAGCTGTAA
- the atpB gene encoding F0F1 ATP synthase subunit A codes for MLSSGVLDTQAVEVARDDITFGVDGLLRYKLFGHELWITTTHISLLIVMIVIIAFAVIANRCIKKADPYKVPGKFLNFIEFLVESIDSMTKANMGEKHGFKFANYIGTLFISILLMNFSGLFGMRPPTADYGVTLALALITFVLIHYNGFKYQKAAHVTNLFKPLPLTPINIIGELATPLSLSLRLFGNILSGTVMMGLIYGLLPKVILLFVPAPLHIYFDVFSGAIQTYVFCMLTMVFISNTFEDA; via the coding sequence ATGCTTTCCTCAGGTGTATTAGATACACAAGCAGTCGAAGTAGCAAGAGATGATATAACCTTTGGTGTTGACGGTCTGCTTCGGTATAAGCTGTTTGGGCATGAGTTATGGATTACGACAACACATATTAGTTTATTGATTGTGATGATTGTCATCATAGCATTTGCAGTAATAGCAAACCGTTGTATTAAAAAAGCAGATCCTTATAAGGTTCCTGGCAAGTTCCTGAATTTCATTGAGTTTTTGGTAGAAAGTATTGATAGTATGACCAAAGCTAATATGGGAGAGAAACATGGTTTCAAATTTGCAAATTATATTGGTACCTTGTTCATTTCTATCTTGTTAATGAACTTCTCCGGACTGTTCGGCATGAGGCCACCAACAGCAGATTATGGTGTAACTTTAGCATTAGCATTAATTACCTTTGTACTTATCCATTACAATGGATTTAAGTATCAAAAGGCTGCACACGTTACAAATCTATTTAAACCACTACCATTAACTCCGATTAATATTATCGGTGAACTCGCAACGCCGTTATCTTTATCATTGCGTTTATTTGGTAATATATTATCGGGTACAGTTATGATGGGATTGATTTATGGATTATTACCAAAGGTAATATTATTATTTGTACCGGCTCCGCTACACATTTATTTCGATGTATTTTCAGGTGCCATTCAGACTTATGTGTTCTGTATGTTAACGATGGTATTTATCTCAAATACATTTGAGGATGCATAA
- a CDS encoding ATP synthase subunit I: MNEGKKTFQELLIGIAVFAILFFIPGLFLKVDKLAYYLGLGLGTLVSVLLTFSMYSTIEKSLYMDEKSAVSYTKRNAMFRLMLIIVVLLVAVYINSINVLTVVLGVLCLKLSAYIQPLTHKVLSKK, encoded by the coding sequence ATGAATGAAGGAAAAAAAACATTTCAAGAATTATTAATTGGTATCGCAGTGTTTGCAATCTTATTTTTTATTCCAGGTTTATTTTTAAAGGTAGATAAGCTAGCCTATTATCTTGGGCTTGGTTTGGGAACATTAGTATCGGTATTATTAACATTTAGTATGTATTCAACGATTGAAAAATCTTTATATATGGATGAAAAGAGTGCTGTGAGCTACACAAAGAGAAATGCAATGTTTCGTCTTATGTTAATTATTGTAGTTTTATTGGTCGCAGTTTATATCAACAGTATCAACGTATTAACGGTGGTACTAGGAGTATTATGTTTGAAGTTATCGGCCTATATACAGCCGTTAACCCATAAAGTATTAAGTAAAAAATAA
- a CDS encoding AtpZ/AtpI family protein → MKSKSGVAKGILMISQIGYSMLVPIFLCVYVGRKLDDRFGTSYITIIGIVLGIMAAFRNIYLMTKSFYAKDKEREDAELNLLVEMKKERENRRKEDK, encoded by the coding sequence ATGAAGAGTAAGAGTGGTGTAGCGAAAGGAATTTTAATGATAAGCCAAATTGGTTACAGCATGCTCGTTCCGATTTTTTTATGTGTTTATGTAGGAAGGAAGTTGGACGATAGATTTGGGACCAGTTACATTACTATCATTGGAATTGTACTTGGAATTATGGCAGCATTTCGTAACATTTATCTTATGACAAAATCATTTTATGCAAAAGACAAGGAAAGAGAAGATGCTGAACTAAATCTTTTGGTTGAAATGAAAAAGGAACGCGAGAACAGAAGAAAAGAAGATAAATAA